From Syntrophorhabdaceae bacterium:
CGGCCTGAAAGCGGGAAAAACCTTTACGTCAAATCTCTCGTCCAGAGCTATAGCCCGATGATATTCGAGCGCATCCGCAGGGTCGTCCGTGGTACAGATCACCTTCACCCGCGAGCGCCTGATCAAGTCTCTCGCCGATAACCGGCCGGAGGTGAGTACCTCGTTACACCGTTCCCATATTTCTTCCGCCGTCTCGGGTGAAAGCAGCGTGTCGATAGCAAAATATCGTTTAAGCTCAAGATGCGTCCAGTGATACAGGGGGTTCCCTATGCACCGCGGTATGGTATAGGCCCAACTTAAGAACTTCTCTTTATCTGAAGCATCCCCTGTGATACATCTCTCTTCCACGCCGTTACTCCTCATGGCACGCCATTTATAATGGTCACCTCCGAGCCACAATTCGGCGATGTTCCTATACTTCTTGTCCTCCGCTATTTCTCTGGGATTCAGGTGGCAGTGGTAATCGATGATAGGCATGTCTTTCGCATGATCATGGTAAAGTGCTTCAGCCGTCTTATTGTTCAAGAGAAAGTTTTCATCCATAAATGCTTTCATCGCAAGCCTCCCGCCCAAGCTTTATCACAGCGTCACGCCCTGCTTAAAGATGGCGATTTCCCTGTAACCGTTTTCCTCGTTTTTTGTCCTTAATTCGCCGGAGGCCACCTTTACCACGAAACCGAACAACTCATGTTTCAGATGGTCCGCATCTTCACCCGTCAAAAGCCGGCCTGCGTCAAAGTCGATCCAATTTCCCTTGTGCTGAGACAGCTCTCTATTTGTTGAGATTTTGATGGTGGGAACGGGCGCCCCGAGCGGTGTTCCGCGTCCCGTAGTGAACAGGATTACATGTGCGCCGGCTGCCGTCAATGCGGTGCAGGCCACAATATCGTTGCCCGGACCTGCGAGCAGGTTGAGACCTTCCGTTTTTACCCTCTCACCGTATTGAAGCACATCTACAACCGGCTCTGTGCCGCCCTTCTCAATACACCCCAGTGATTTTTCTTCCAGGGTCGAAATGCCACCCTTCTTATTCCCCGGAGAGGGGTTCTCGTATACTTCCTGACCGTGGCTGAGGTAATATTCCTTAAACCCATTGATGAGGCTCACGGTCTTATCGAAGATCTCCCGGCTCACGCATCGATCCATGAGCCTCTTCTCGGCCCCGAACATTTCGGGTACCTCCGTGAGAATGCCCGTTCCACCTCGCCGAATCAGCATATCCGAAAACTCGCCTACGAGCGGATTTGCCGTAATTCCCGAAAAGGCGTCGGAGCCGCCGCACTTAAGCCCCACAACGAGCTTCGAAACGTCACAGGGTTGCCTCACGAATGTCTGCGCATAACGCGCCAACTCGCCAAGCAGCTTAACTCCGTGTTCCATCTCGTCATCAACGTCCTGGCAAACCATGAATTTGACCCGCTCTCGGTCGTAGTCCCCCAGTACCTTTTTGAACTCGTCGATATTGTTGTTCTCACAACCAAGTCCCAATACAAGCACCCCCGCCGCATTGGGGTGTTTCGTAAGCTGAGCCAGTATCTTTTGGGTGTTCCTGTGGTCCTCTCCGAGCTGGGAACAACCATAGGGGTGCGTATAGGCAAATAGGCCGTCCGTCAGCCCCGCCAACCGCACATTTGCCTCTTTCGCGAGATTCTCCGAGGTCTTATTCACGCACCCCACCGTATTGATGATCCATATCTCGTTTCTTATGCCGACTTGTCCATCTTTCCTCACGTAGCCCGCGAACTCTCGCGGCTGAGTTGCGGTCTCAGGGTTTGCCGCGCGGCCCTTTTTGTTTACCGGTGTGTAACGATACTGTTCGAGGCCTTTGAGGTTAGTCTTGACGTTGTGGGTATGAACATGCTCCCCCGCCGAAATATTTACCACAGCACGGCCCATGGGGAACCCGTACTTTATGATGTCCCTGCCTTGTGCGAGATTCTCGAGGGCTATCTTGTGACCACTCTCCACGTCCTCTCTTGCGACAAGCTGATACTTGCCGATCGTAAGCGCCTCACCGGCTGCGATACGCGCGAGTGCCACGGCTACATTATCCTTGGCATTAATCATAAGTAGCTTGCCGGCTCTTATCACTATAGTGTCTCCGGTTAAGAATTGCCTCGCGCCAGCACCTGTTCCAGGGTGGCACCAATGCCGTGGTCAACGATCCCTGCGAGATATCTCACTGCCGCGCGAGTAAGACCCGGAACAGTATTCAGGTCGAACCCCCATATACTGGCCCTTGACATCACGGCTAAAGCCAATTCATTGAGGTTCATGCGCGCATGCTCGTATCTCTTCCAGACGTCACGAAACAGCTCGAGTACGTCCTCGTCGTCATTGATATCGTAAGGGTTAGTGCCCTGGCCACCTGTTGAGCGCGAGCCTTTTAGCGCGTGTCCGGTTATCTCGGTACCTCTGTAGAAGGCGATCAGGGCGGCAAGTGAAAACGTGAGGGCCTCCGGTATGGCGCCTTTGCGGGCCACATATTCCGTGATTGACGGAAGGACCCGCGTCTTAAATTTCGAGGTCGAGTTCAGTGAAATGCTCAAAAGATAGTGCTTGATGAAAGGATTGGCAAACCGTTCGGATACGGTCCTCGCGAAATCAAGCAATTCATTCTCGGGCATGTCGAGGGTGGGGATGATCTCCTCGTACAGACCCTTTTCCATAAACCTCCTTACGAGAGGATCGTCCATGCACTCCTTAACCGTATTAAGACCATACAGGTACGCCGCGAGAACTGTCATGGTATGGGCGCCGTTAAGAATTCTGACCTTCCTCGTCCTGTAGGGGGTCATGTCATCAGTCCAGATCACGTTCAAACGGGCCTCACTTAGCGGCAGTTCTTTGGCGAACCTCTTATCACCTTCAATAACCCACAGATGGAACACCTCACCCGTATCGAGCAGTTTGTCTTCGTATCCAAGTTCTTCAGTGATGCCCTGCGCTTCCTCCCTGGGATAGCCGGTCACGATCCGGTCCACCAGTGAGTTGAGAAAATAGTTCGCTGTCGTCAACCAGTTGATGAATGCTTCCTCGTACCCCCACTGCCTTGACAGCCTGAGCACCGCTTCCTTGAGCACATCTCCGTTCCTGTCGATAAGCTCACACGGGATGATAACGAGTCCGCGCTCCGGGTCTCCCACAAACGCCTCAAAACGCCGGTGAAGCAGCACCGTGAGCTTACCCGGATACGAATGAGGCGGCCTGTCAGTTGGTCTGTCTTTCTCTGAATAGACGATCCCGGCCTCAGTCGTATTGGAGATGACGAACCTCAAATCCGGGCTCTCGGCTATACTCATGTACGACTCAAAATCCGTATAGGGATTGAGTGCCCGTGTAACCGAGCAGACGATGCTTTTCTCTTCAACAATCATTCCATCCCTAATCCCTCTCAAGTAAAGCGTATACAAGCCGTTCTGGATGTTGAGCGTTTCTGCAAGGCCCGTAGGGATCGGCTGCACTACGGCAACGCCCCCGTTGAAAAGCCCTTGCTCATTCATCCTGTCAACCATCCAGTCGACAAAACCCCTGAGAAAATTACCTTCGCCGAATTGTACTATCCTTTCAGGTAGATTCCTTTTTTCGTGTACGTTCAAATCTTTGGGTAGTTGAACCTTGGAGTTAACGAGGCTGGCGTTAAGCTGTTTCATGACGTGTGTCCCCTATGTGTGAGAGGTCTGATCACCCCCCGCTTAAGTTCTCTGCATACCGGAAAGTAGCGCCACCTCTTGGAGATGCGCACCTTACCAATTTAGCGCACACACGGGAATATATCAACACGGCTCTATTTGAGAAAATCTTCTCTTTGCGGCGTGAAAACGTCGAGTATCACAGAATCCTCAAGGGCTCTCACGCCGTGTACCATATCCGGGGGCACATAATAGGAATCCCCGGCCTTCAAAACATATTTCTCAGCATCTATGGTAAATTCGAAGGTTCCCCGAACAATGTAGCTGATCTGTTCGTGAGGATGGGCGTGCAGCGCCCCTATAGCCCCTTTTTGAAACGTTACCTCGACCGTCATAAGCTTTCCCGCTGATGCAAGTATCTTTCTCTCTACACCGTTCCCTACATTCTCCGATGCTATAGAACTATGAATAAAGACCATGTTTCACCTCATTCATGGAGAGTTTGTTCCAGTTATTGCACCTTAGCCGGCTTCCTTCTTCATCCGGCTTAAGCTCTAATGAAAGCAGTTTCAAGCTACGCCTGTTATCACATAAAGTGGAACAGGCGGGGCAGGTATGCAACTATCTCAGGGAGATACGTTACGATCATGAGCACCACGACCAGCGTGAGATAGAGCGGGACCATGCTCCTCGTCAGCTTGTCTATCCTGATGTCTCCTATCGCGCAACCCACATACAGCGCTGAGCCAACCGGCGGCGTCAAAAGACCGATGCCGAGGTTAAGCATCATGATCACACCGAAGTGGACCGGATGGACGCCGAAGGCGACAACAGCAGGCAAAAGGATGGGCGTACAAATC
This genomic window contains:
- a CDS encoding altronate dehydratase family protein, coding for MIRAGKLLMINAKDNVAVALARIAAGEALTIGKYQLVAREDVESGHKIALENLAQGRDIIKYGFPMGRAVVNISAGEHVHTHNVKTNLKGLEQYRYTPVNKKGRAANPETATQPREFAGYVRKDGQVGIRNEIWIINTVGCVNKTSENLAKEANVRLAGLTDGLFAYTHPYGCSQLGEDHRNTQKILAQLTKHPNAAGVLVLGLGCENNNIDEFKKVLGDYDRERVKFMVCQDVDDEMEHGVKLLGELARYAQTFVRQPCDVSKLVVGLKCGGSDAFSGITANPLVGEFSDMLIRRGGTGILTEVPEMFGAEKRLMDRCVSREIFDKTVSLINGFKEYYLSHGQEVYENPSPGNKKGGISTLEEKSLGCIEKGGTEPVVDVLQYGERVKTEGLNLLAGPGNDIVACTALTAAGAHVILFTTGRGTPLGAPVPTIKISTNRELSQHKGNWIDFDAGRLLTGEDADHLKHELFGFVVKVASGELRTKNEENGYREIAIFKQGVTL
- a CDS encoding tagaturonate reductase; translation: MKQLNASLVNSKVQLPKDLNVHEKRNLPERIVQFGEGNFLRGFVDWMVDRMNEQGLFNGGVAVVQPIPTGLAETLNIQNGLYTLYLRGIRDGMIVEEKSIVCSVTRALNPYTDFESYMSIAESPDLRFVISNTTEAGIVYSEKDRPTDRPPHSYPGKLTVLLHRRFEAFVGDPERGLVIIPCELIDRNGDVLKEAVLRLSRQWGYEEAFINWLTTANYFLNSLVDRIVTGYPREEAQGITEELGYEDKLLDTGEVFHLWVIEGDKRFAKELPLSEARLNVIWTDDMTPYRTRKVRILNGAHTMTVLAAYLYGLNTVKECMDDPLVRRFMEKGLYEEIIPTLDMPENELLDFARTVSERFANPFIKHYLLSISLNSTSKFKTRVLPSITEYVARKGAIPEALTFSLAALIAFYRGTEITGHALKGSRSTGGQGTNPYDINDDEDVLELFRDVWKRYEHARMNLNELALAVMSRASIWGFDLNTVPGLTRAAVRYLAGIVDHGIGATLEQVLARGNS
- a CDS encoding cupin domain-containing protein yields the protein MVFIHSSIASENVGNGVERKILASAGKLMTVEVTFQKGAIGALHAHPHEQISYIVRGTFEFTIDAEKYVLKAGDSYYVPPDMVHGVRALEDSVILDVFTPQREDFLK